The proteins below come from a single Halomonas binhaiensis genomic window:
- the rmuC gene encoding DNA recombination protein RmuC: MGIVDPSGPLLSILLSLLGAVSVLAGVGALAWRQGRKHLFKARQQAEMLQARLQERDEKTRQLEQELAASDVQLDACREQLQSLQGALDETRLRHAEARERNVRLEAEREQLKEHHRERLALLEESRERLKNEFQQLAGRIFEERQQAFQAQSREGLETLLQPFREQVDQFRRRVEELTGQHSRESISLKTQIEQLAGLNARLGEEAAGLARALKGDQKTQGGWGELMLETVLERSGLRPDIEYRREVSLNGEQGRQRPDAVIYLPQERHLIVDAKVSLSAWTRVVNAEDDSERETAMSAHLQSLRSHIRGLAAKDYPALPGLNSPDFVFLFVPIEPAFAAAFERDPSLFQEAFERQVVVVTPTTLLASLRTVAGLWSMERQNDNARLIVARAERLLAKFSGFAESLEDVGKHLERARDSHHQAINRLSRGQGSLVAQAVELERLGARMKKPLPATLRRAAEADALAPGKSPDEQPDDSTP; the protein is encoded by the coding sequence ATGGGTATCGTCGATCCCTCGGGGCCTCTCCTGTCCATTCTGCTATCGCTGTTAGGGGCTGTCTCGGTGTTGGCCGGCGTGGGTGCGCTGGCCTGGAGGCAGGGCCGCAAGCATTTGTTCAAGGCCCGACAACAGGCTGAAATGCTGCAGGCTCGCCTGCAGGAGCGTGATGAGAAGACTCGTCAGCTCGAGCAGGAACTGGCCGCCAGCGATGTCCAGTTGGATGCTTGCCGCGAGCAGTTGCAAAGCCTGCAGGGTGCTCTCGACGAGACTCGCCTGCGTCATGCCGAAGCCAGGGAGCGCAATGTGCGCCTGGAGGCGGAACGTGAGCAGTTGAAGGAACATCACCGTGAGCGCTTGGCATTGCTGGAAGAGTCTCGTGAGCGGCTCAAGAACGAATTTCAGCAGCTTGCCGGGCGTATCTTCGAGGAACGTCAGCAAGCCTTTCAGGCCCAGAGTCGAGAAGGGCTGGAAACGCTGCTCCAGCCATTTCGCGAGCAGGTCGATCAGTTTCGTCGCCGGGTCGAGGAATTGACTGGCCAGCATAGTCGCGAAAGTATCTCGCTCAAGACCCAGATCGAGCAATTGGCAGGTCTCAATGCCCGCCTTGGTGAAGAGGCTGCGGGTTTGGCTCGAGCGCTCAAGGGGGATCAGAAAACCCAGGGGGGCTGGGGCGAACTGATGCTGGAAACCGTGCTGGAACGCAGTGGATTGCGCCCCGACATCGAATATCGACGCGAGGTCTCTCTCAATGGAGAGCAGGGCCGACAGCGTCCGGATGCAGTGATCTACCTGCCTCAAGAGCGGCACCTGATCGTCGATGCGAAGGTTTCATTGAGTGCCTGGACGCGGGTCGTGAATGCGGAGGACGACAGTGAGCGGGAAACTGCCATGAGCGCTCACTTGCAGTCCCTGCGCAGCCATATACGTGGCCTTGCTGCCAAGGACTACCCCGCCTTGCCTGGACTCAACTCGCCCGATTTCGTGTTTCTGTTCGTACCGATAGAGCCGGCGTTTGCCGCGGCCTTCGAGCGTGATCCCTCGCTATTCCAGGAAGCCTTTGAACGCCAGGTGGTGGTGGTGACACCTACCACCCTGCTGGCCAGTCTGCGTACCGTGGCTGGACTATGGAGCATGGAACGCCAGAATGACAACGCACGCTTGATCGTGGCACGAGCTGAACGCTTGTTGGCCAAGTTCTCTGGCTTTGCAGAAAGTCTGGAAGATGTTGGCAAGCACCTCGAACGTGCCCGGGATAGCCATCATCAGGCCATCAATCGTCTGTCCAGAGGGCAGGGCAGTCTGGTGGCTCAGGCCGTTGAGCTTGAGCGCCTGGGGGCTCGCATGAAGAAACCGCTGCCGGCGACATTGCGGCGTGCGGCGGAAGCCGATGCGCTGGCGCCTGGAAAAAGTCCCGATGAACAGCCTGATGACAGCACGCCATGA
- a CDS encoding Dps family protein, producing the protein MSDTNAIGLHQGSASDLAAKLNELLANYQIFYMNVRGYHWNVKGPNFFELHEKFEEFYTDLLVKVDEVAERILTLGHKPVHAYSDYTTLSRIQEDKDVHDGEACVRGVLSGFQTLIEFQREILSVASDADDEGTASQISDYIREQEKTVWMLGAYLG; encoded by the coding sequence ATGAGCGACACTAACGCTATCGGTCTACATCAGGGCAGCGCCAGCGATCTGGCCGCCAAGCTTAACGAGCTGCTGGCCAACTATCAGATCTTCTACATGAATGTGCGTGGCTATCACTGGAACGTGAAGGGCCCCAACTTCTTCGAACTGCACGAGAAGTTCGAAGAGTTCTACACCGACCTGCTGGTCAAGGTCGATGAAGTGGCCGAGCGTATCCTGACCCTGGGCCACAAGCCAGTACATGCCTACAGCGACTACACCACCTTGTCACGCATCCAGGAAGACAAGGACGTACATGATGGCGAAGCCTGTGTACGAGGCGTCTTGTCTGGTTTCCAGACCCTGATCGAGTTCCAGCGCGAAATTCTCTCCGTGGCTTCCGATGCCGATGACGAGGGTACCGCTTCTCAGATCAGCGACTATATTCGCGAACAGGAAAAGACCGTGTGGATGCTGGGCGCCTATCTCGGCTGA